The Henckelia pumila isolate YLH828 chromosome 2, ASM3356847v2, whole genome shotgun sequence genome includes a window with the following:
- the LOC140882424 gene encoding seipin-2, whose protein sequence is MEDAKLIAQDEAEEEFHEAPDDFPFYDCEETFSEVIESYGDVSTSVDNKTLPLATLRRRRPRTHSKSSVADSIKSSGLTSSVSLENYLNSREKSSKLSRRIKEYELKCGPEGVKDAVSGENTRNNEESSSCTNANGSGGVDDLVRKESNLEENNGNQDANSSLLDLLAGLVIKAISFQFDLSVKIFMFPIWLSYYLFMVVFNPFWLLKCGKLCLARKMKRLWNLMRENVSPFVYEWFKEHQAIWKLGLKCGWGLLWSAYVCFVLVGLLVSSFVIGGLLIRRLVEEPIGIRGNLNFDYTEKSPVAYVPIIADPELSYETYLAEKPETLKGGGSRAIPANHKVQVTVLLALPESEYNQNLGIFQVRVDFLAKDGRTLAGSRRPCMLQYRSQPIRLLLTFLKAAPILTGYMSESQNLKINFRGFTEGVVPTAYLRVAIEQRAEFKPGGGIPEIYASSLTLESELPFFRKLIWFWKRSLFVWTSMTIFTMELLFALLCCKSIMIPRIRLREESVNGDATPQIDNPA, encoded by the exons ATGGAGGATGCGAAATTAATTGCCCAAGATGAAGCTGAAGAGGAATTTCACGAGGCTCCCGATGATTTCCCATTCTACGATTGCGAGGAAACCTTTTCCGAGGTCATTGAATCCTATGGTGATGTGTCCACTTCCGTTGATAATAAAACCCTGCCTCTGGCGACTTTGCGCCGCCGGAGACCTCGCACTCATAGTAAGTCATCCGTAGCCGATTCAATCAAGTCGTCGGGGCTGACCTCGTCGGTGAGCTTGGAGAATTACTTGAATTCTAGAGAGAAAAGTTCGAAGCTTTCCCGCAGAATTAAGGAATATGAGCTGAAGTGTGGCCCGGAAGGTGTTAAAGATGCCGTGAGTGGAGAGAATACTAGGAATAATGAGGAAAGTTCGAGTTGCACCAACGCAAATGGGTCCGGAGGTGTCGACGATTTAGTCAGAAAAGAATCGAATTTGGAGGAAAACAATGGCAACCAGGATGCAAATTCGAGTCTTCTTGATCTTTTAGCAGGTCTGGTGATAAAGGCCATAAGCTTCCAATTTGATTTGTCTGTTAAAATTTTTATGTTTCCAATATggttgtcatattatttattcatggtCGTGTTCAATCCGTTTTGGCTTTTGAAGTGTGGAAAACTGTGTCTGGCGCGGAAAATGAAAAGACTTTGGAATCTTATGCGTGAAAATGTGTCCCCATTTGTGTATGAATGGTTTAAAGAACACCAAGCAATCTGGAAACTTGGTCTGAAATGTGGTTGGGGATTATTGTGGTCAGCTTATGTGTGTTTTGTATTAGTGGGGTTGTTGGTGTCATCATTTGTGATCGGCGGATTGTTGATAAGGAGGTTGGTGGAGGAGCCAATTGGAATAAGGggaaatttgaattttgattacACAGAGAAGAGTCCAGTGGCGTATGTGCCTATAATAGCAGACCCAGAGCTTAGCTACGAAACTTACCTAGCAGAGAAACCAGAAACTCTGAAGGGTGGTGGATCAAGGGCAATACCAGCTAATCACAAAGTGCAGGTTACTGTTTTATTGGCGCTACCCGAATCTGAATACAATCAGAATCTTGGAATATTCCAG GTACGAGTGGACTTCCTTGCCAAGGATGGTAGAACCCTTGCAGGCTCAAGGCGCCCATGCATGTTGCAGTATAGAAGTCAGCCTATTCGCCTTTTGCTGACTTTCCTCAAGGCTGCTCCAATTTTAACCGGTTATATGTCAGAATCCCAGAATCTGAAAATAAATTTTCGAGGTTTTACCGAAGGTGTCGTGCCAACCGCCTACTTAAGGGTCGCCATTGAACAACGTGCCGAATTCAAGCCTGGTGGCGGTATTCCTGAAATATACGCTTCTTCTTTGACCCTGGAGTCGGAACTTCCATTTTTCAGAAAGTTGATATGGTTTTGGAAGAGATCCTTATTTGTGTGGACTAGCATGACTATCTTTACCATGGAGTTACTTTTTGCTCTCCTGTGTTGTAAATCCATCATGATCCCAAGAATAAGATTGAGGGAAGAATCTGTTAATGGAGATGCGACGCCACAGATCGATAATCCAGCCTGA
- the LOC140877994 gene encoding uncharacterized protein, which produces MVAYVCDYLFLRDLLVVLIFEQWHQEEEVEKGKEVVEESAAINVRNLDDIVRGRRGRPAVQPPKDVELEVEQQPRVNPDKGKAIQAEADPVTQLTEKMGGIRLIISQFQELRPQKFFGNEGSEKATSWLKSLNNMFNGLEYPDDIRLKLVPFQLKDRAQLWWETTAETLSDSGEKITWEVFCKQFAQEYAPPSYYSAKEDEFNLLVQGNKSVAEYASQFSALLPYVPHVAKNDRSKLSHFLKGLTRTIHTLVTTGTPSTYMKAVEKAKKIEASLLRSEPQSIPASVPQGAGSSSQTPMGLPSYQPIQSSQQAKRPWFKARGKPFKKKPQSSSSSSSGSRGGSSVGSSGRVYCDRCGGNHLSAHCTGFPGTCYTCGQAGHSSRVCPNAGRQQFQPQQFGQFPGRPSFRPYAPVPQFVPTQPYIPGQSTQQPRYPSPQSQQRFPGPQQAQVHAMTQDQAQDAPGGVIAGYPGGFDASGGASSSGTQ; this is translated from the exons ATGGTTGCGTATGTGTGTGACTACTTGTTCTTACGTGACTTACTTGTGGTGCTTATTTTTGAAC AATGGCACCAGGAGGAAGAGGTAGAAAAAGGGAAGGAAGTtgtcgaagagtctgcagcgaTAAATGTTAGAAATCTTGATGATATTGTCAGGGGAAGACGTGGTCGACCAGCTGTTCAGCCTCCGAAAGATGTGGAATTAGAGGTGGAACAACAACCACGGGTAAATCCTGACAAAGGAAAAGCGATTCAGGCTGAGGCTGATCCAGTAACCCAATTGACTGAGAAAATGGGAGGAATAcgattaataatttctcaatttcaggaGTTGCGTCCGCAAAAGTTCTTTGGCAATGAAGGAAGTGAGAAAGCTACTAGTTGGTTGAAAAGTCTCAACAATATGTTTAATGGATTAGAATATCCTGATGACATTCGACTGAAGTTAGTTCCTTTTCAGCTGAAAGACCGAGCGCAACTGTGGTGGGAAACGAcagcagaaacactttctgattctggtgaaaagatcacatgggaagtattttgtaagcagtttgcacaagaatatgcaccaccatcttattattctgctaaagaagatgaatttaatctgttggtgcaagGCAATAAATCTGTTGCTGAATATGCTTCTCAGTTCTCTGCTCTTCTGCCTTATGTCCCACATGTTGCAAAGAATGATCGGTCAAAGCTTTCACATTTTCTGAAAGGGCTTACACGAACGATCCATACTTTGGTGACTACTGGAACTCCATCTACTTATATGAAAGCAGTAGAAAAGGCCAAGAAAATTGAAGCAAGTCTACTAAGGAGTGAACCACAATCAATCCCAGCATCTGTTCCTCAAGGAGCTGGAAGCAGTTCACAGACACCAATGGGTTTACCTTCATATCAGCCTATTCAATCTTCTCAGCAAGCGAAAAGGCCTTGGTTTAAAGCTAGAGGGAAGCCATTTAAAAAGAAACCACAGTCTAGTtcctccagttccagtggtagtCGTGGTGGAAGTTCAGTTGGATCATCTGGGAGAGTGTACTGTGACAGATGTGGTGGTAATCATTTGAGTGCACATTGTACAGGATTTCCAGGAACTTGTTATACTTGTGGGCAGGCTGGACATTCGTCTCGAGTATGTCCAAATGCTGGAAGACAGCAATTTCAGCCACAACAGTTTGGCCAGTTTCCTGGACGACCATCATTCAGACCATATGCTCCTGTACCACAGTTTGTTCCTACACAGCCTTATATTCCAGGACAGTCCACTCAGCAGCCTAGGTATCCATCTCCTCAGAGTCAGCAGCGTTTTCCAGGTCCACAGCAGGCTCAAGTCCATGCTATGACTCAGGATCAGGCACAAGATGCACCTGGGGGAGTTATTGCAG gttatccagggggatttgacgcatctggtggagcgtcatctagtggtacccagtga
- the LOC140877995 gene encoding GDSL esterase/lipase At1g29670-like has protein sequence MAYIIANPKWVVIRIIIICFFMQSRVYTSLLSQQQVSCLFFFGASLTDNGNNNILSTLLKANYLPYGIDFPAGPTGRFSNGQNIPDFIAKLLGFSKPIPPFATATGSDIVKGVNYASAGAGILNETGKALGDNISMNKQLSNHQITISRLATLLGPSQVQAYLNTCVYTVEMASNDYVNNYIQPQNYPSTASFTPDQFAAFLIQQFTTQLQHVQALYTSGARKVAIYGLAQLGCIPQVLTMFPANASGCVDFVNDYVQLFNNRLKPLVDNLNANLAGAIFTYINISSISSINPSNLGITILNSPCCVVSSVGVCVPNRAPCIDPDLHIFFDNYHTTEIVNAIIAYRSYKSLLPNDAYPYDIKHLAQQ, from the exons atGGCTTATATTATTGCCAACCCAAAATGGGTTGTGATTCGTATAATTATTATATGCTTTTTCATGCAATCCCGTGTATATACTAGTCTTTTAAGCCAACAGCAAGTCTCATGTCTGTTTTTCTTCGGAGCTTCTTTAACCGATAACGGAAATAATAATATCCTCAGCACATTGCTCAAGGCAAATTATCTACCCTACGGGATTGATTTCCCCGCCGGTCCGACCGGAAGATTTAGCAACGGCCAAAATATCCCGGATTTCATCG CTAAGTTGCTAGGATTCAGTAAACCCATCCCGCCTTTCGCAACAGCTACAGGTTCTGATATCGTGAAAGGAGTCAACTATGCGTCCGCCGGTGCAGGAATCCTCAACGAAACCGGAAAAGCACtg GGTGACAACATCAGTATGAACAAACAGCTATCAAATCATCAGATAACAATCTCTCGTTTGGCAACTTTACTCGGCCCGAGTCAAGTCCAAGCCTACCTCAACACGTGCGTCTACACAGTGGAAATGGCCAGCAACGACTACGTTAACAATTACATACAACCACAAAATTACCCATCTACTGCATCATTTACGCCAGACCAGTTTGCAGCATTCTTGATTCAACAATTCACCACACAACTCCAG CACGTGCAGGCCTTGTACACGAGCGGGGCCAGAAAGGTGGCGATCTATGGCCTCGCGCAACTAGGCTGCATCCCTCAAGTGTTGACGATGTTTCCGGCCAACGCGTCGGGGTGTGTCGATTTCGTGAACGACTACGTGCAACTATTCAACAACAGGTTGAAGCCTCTGGTGGACAACCTCAATGCCAATCTAGCCGGCGCAATATTTACGTACATAAACATCTCCAGCATCTCAAGCATTAATCCTTCTAATCTAG GTATTACGATTTTGAATTCTCCATGTTGTGTAGTATCATCGGTGGGAGTTTGTGTTCCGAACCGGGCTCCGTGTATCGACCCGGATCTACATATTTTCTTTGACAACTATCATACCACAGAGATAGTGAATGCCATTATAGCTTACAGATCGTACAAGTCCCTTCTACCAAATGATGCATATCCATACGACATTAAACACCTTGCGCAGCAATAA